The following proteins are co-located in the Thermus thermophilus HB8 genome:
- a CDS encoding phospho-N-acetylmuramoyl-pentapeptide-transferase — MVLATALLLAWVLTAFWIALAPGLGLGKRVRAEGPEAHLAKAGTPSMGGVAFLLAAALAYGLHGGDAFRGLWLLGLGFALLGAVDDLAGSRLRPLRAREKLLAQGVMGLVFALWASRLVNYTPWPWLDVLLILLAVVGAANAFNFTDGLDGLLASVTAVILLPFYPYPLAQALLGGVLGFLWHNAPRAKVFMGDTGSQALGAMVAGLFVLTGKLWLLPLAAIVPVVEVLSVVAQVAYFRRTGRRLLRMSPLHHHFELLGWDEAKIVFRFAVVTALAVALAFGGGG, encoded by the coding sequence ATGGTCCTAGCCACCGCCCTTCTTCTCGCCTGGGTCCTCACGGCCTTCTGGATCGCCCTGGCCCCCGGCCTGGGCCTGGGAAAGCGGGTCCGCGCCGAGGGCCCTGAGGCCCACCTCGCCAAGGCGGGCACCCCCAGCATGGGCGGGGTGGCCTTCCTCCTGGCCGCGGCCCTGGCCTACGGGCTTCACGGGGGGGACGCCTTCAGGGGGCTTTGGCTCCTCGGCCTCGGCTTCGCCCTCCTCGGGGCGGTGGACGACCTGGCGGGAAGCCGCCTGAGGCCCCTCAGGGCCCGGGAGAAGCTCCTCGCCCAGGGGGTCATGGGCCTCGTCTTCGCCCTCTGGGCCTCGAGGCTCGTGAACTACACCCCCTGGCCCTGGCTGGACGTCCTCCTCATCCTCCTCGCCGTGGTGGGGGCGGCCAACGCCTTCAACTTCACCGACGGCCTGGACGGCCTCCTCGCCTCGGTGACCGCCGTGATCCTCCTGCCCTTCTACCCCTACCCCCTGGCCCAGGCCCTACTGGGCGGGGTGCTGGGCTTCCTCTGGCACAACGCCCCCCGGGCCAAGGTCTTCATGGGGGACACGGGGAGCCAGGCCTTGGGGGCCATGGTGGCGGGGCTCTTCGTCCTCACGGGGAAGCTCTGGCTCCTGCCCCTCGCCGCCATCGTCCCCGTGGTGGAGGTGCTCTCGGTGGTGGCCCAGGTGGCCTACTTCCGGCGCACGGGGCGGCGCCTCCTCCGCATGAGCCCCCTCCACCACCACTTTGAGCTCCTCGGCTGGGACGAGGCCAAGATCGTCTTCCGCTTCGCCGTGGTCACCGCCTTGGCCGTGGCCCTGGCCTTCGGAGGTGGGGGATGA
- the murD gene encoding UDP-N-acetylmuramoyl-L-alanine--D-glutamate ligase: MRLVYGLGRSGLGVLRFLRKRGLPARFYDDRPREEEVREALALGFQPDWNLEEAYEEVVAAPGVPLDHPHLKRLAARGAKVLGEAELAYRLSPTPIVGITGTAGKTSTTLFTAHLLRAHGLRAREGGNVDPPLVSVVDEAEVAVAELSSFQLERVHAFRPRVAVLLNLGVDHLDRHGTVEAYHAAKLNLLKNLTPEDALVYNRLDPKVRRAAEASPARLYPFTPGSTPRETNLRAALEATRAYLDLLGRPLDPGAVAEALRTLPEAPHRFQAFARKGGVVFIDDSIATRTEAVRAALEAAPAPIAWILGGEDKGADLAPLLPLLGRVRVALALGRDGPRFARALEGRTEVVVIAEKDGRTAMRKAVEEALSRLEQGSVLLAPLAASFDQFRDYKDRAQAFREAVFALGGEPWTPSSS, from the coding sequence ATGAGGCTCGTCTACGGCCTGGGACGGAGCGGCCTCGGCGTCCTCCGCTTCCTGAGGAAACGGGGGCTTCCCGCCCGCTTCTACGACGACCGCCCCCGGGAAGAGGAGGTGAGGGAGGCTTTGGCCCTGGGCTTCCAGCCGGACTGGAACCTGGAGGAAGCCTACGAGGAGGTGGTGGCCGCCCCCGGGGTGCCCCTGGACCACCCCCACCTGAAAAGGCTCGCCGCCCGGGGCGCCAAGGTCCTCGGGGAGGCGGAGCTCGCCTACCGCCTCTCCCCCACCCCCATCGTGGGGATCACGGGAACCGCGGGCAAGACCAGCACCACCCTCTTCACCGCCCACCTCCTCCGCGCCCACGGGCTTAGGGCCCGGGAGGGGGGGAACGTGGACCCTCCACTCGTGAGCGTGGTGGACGAGGCGGAGGTGGCCGTGGCGGAGCTCTCCAGCTTCCAGCTGGAAAGGGTCCACGCCTTCCGCCCCAGGGTGGCCGTCCTCCTGAACCTCGGGGTGGACCACCTGGACCGGCACGGCACCGTGGAGGCCTACCACGCCGCCAAGCTCAACCTCCTCAAAAACCTCACCCCCGAGGACGCCCTCGTCTACAACCGCCTGGACCCCAAGGTGCGCCGGGCGGCGGAGGCGAGCCCCGCCCGCCTCTACCCCTTCACCCCGGGGTCCACGCCCAGGGAGACCAACCTCAGGGCCGCCTTGGAGGCCACCCGGGCCTACCTGGACCTCCTGGGGAGGCCTCTGGACCCCGGGGCCGTGGCCGAGGCCCTAAGGACCCTCCCCGAGGCCCCCCACCGCTTCCAGGCCTTCGCCCGCAAGGGGGGGGTGGTCTTCATTGACGACTCCATCGCCACGAGGACCGAGGCGGTGCGGGCCGCCCTCGAGGCCGCCCCCGCCCCCATCGCCTGGATCCTGGGCGGGGAGGACAAAGGGGCCGACCTCGCCCCCCTCCTCCCCCTCCTCGGCCGGGTCCGGGTGGCCCTGGCCCTCGGCCGGGACGGCCCCCGCTTCGCCCGGGCCCTGGAGGGGAGGACCGAGGTGGTGGTCATCGCGGAGAAGGACGGCCGCACCGCCATGCGCAAGGCGGTGGAGGAGGCCCTCTCCCGGCTGGAGCAGGGGAGCGTCCTCCTCGCGCCCCTGGCGGCGAGCTTTGACCAGTTCCGCGACTACAAGGACCGCGCCCAGGCCTTCCGGGAAGCGGTCTTCGCCTTGGGAGGTGAGCCGTGGACCCCGTCCTCCTCCTAA
- the murC gene encoding UDP-N-acetylmuramate--L-alanine ligase, with protein sequence MRKAHIMGIEGVGMSALARLLMAEGVAVTGCDLAPGPRARRLGVPVHHGHDPGHLADEDTLVVPTPVPPDHPEVVEARKRGLRVLRRMELLAHFLAQRPSAGVTGTHGKTTTTGMLAAILLEAGLDPWVFLGGELALLPGNARPGRGPRVAEVDESDPLFREVRVSVAVATNLEADHVAPRGERAPNYHESLEALKEAMRGFLAGAKTVVVPAMDPGLLALTEGLPRRLFGPGGEVWAEAVDLSPSGASFRLVHREGPLGEVHLRVPGRHNVHNALAAALAALALGASPEAISRGLSRFPGVGRRFERVGEVGGAWVVDDYAHHPTEVQATLEAALLSGRRVRVFFQPHRLLRTQELWEAFAQALKGAHEVVVLPVYTAGERGRESPEALSDRIAKRLEDLGRPARRMDKEEALAYARATARPEDLLLFMGAGDVTLLARRLVHEG encoded by the coding sequence ATGAGAAAGGCGCACATCATGGGCATTGAAGGCGTGGGCATGAGCGCCCTCGCCCGGCTCCTCATGGCGGAAGGGGTGGCGGTGACGGGGTGCGACCTCGCCCCAGGCCCTAGGGCAAGGCGGCTCGGAGTTCCCGTGCACCACGGGCACGACCCCGGCCACCTCGCCGACGAGGACACCCTGGTGGTCCCCACCCCCGTGCCCCCGGACCACCCCGAGGTGGTGGAGGCCCGGAAGAGGGGCCTTAGGGTCCTCCGCAGGATGGAGCTCCTCGCCCACTTCCTCGCGCAAAGGCCCTCCGCGGGCGTGACCGGCACCCACGGCAAGACCACCACCACGGGGATGCTCGCGGCCATCCTCCTGGAGGCGGGCCTGGACCCCTGGGTCTTCCTGGGGGGGGAGCTCGCCCTCCTCCCCGGCAACGCCCGCCCCGGCCGGGGGCCCCGGGTGGCCGAGGTGGACGAGTCGGACCCCCTCTTCCGGGAGGTCCGGGTGAGCGTCGCCGTGGCCACCAACCTGGAGGCGGACCACGTGGCCCCCCGGGGGGAGCGGGCCCCCAACTACCACGAAAGCCTCGAGGCCCTAAAGGAGGCCATGCGGGGCTTCCTCGCGGGCGCAAAGACCGTTGTGGTCCCCGCAATGGACCCGGGCCTCCTCGCCCTCACCGAGGGGCTTCCCCGGAGGCTCTTCGGCCCCGGGGGGGAGGTCTGGGCGGAGGCGGTGGACCTAAGCCCCTCCGGGGCCTCCTTCCGCCTCGTCCACCGGGAAGGCCCCCTGGGGGAGGTCCACCTGCGGGTGCCGGGGAGGCACAACGTCCACAACGCCCTCGCCGCCGCCCTCGCCGCCCTGGCCCTGGGGGCGTCCCCGGAGGCCATCTCCCGGGGGCTTTCCCGCTTCCCCGGCGTGGGGCGGCGGTTTGAGCGGGTGGGGGAGGTGGGCGGGGCCTGGGTGGTGGACGACTACGCCCACCACCCCACCGAGGTCCAGGCCACCCTGGAGGCGGCCCTCCTCTCCGGGCGGCGGGTCCGCGTCTTCTTCCAGCCCCACCGCCTCCTCCGCACCCAGGAGCTCTGGGAGGCCTTCGCCCAGGCCCTCAAGGGGGCCCACGAGGTGGTGGTCCTGCCCGTCTACACCGCGGGAGAGCGGGGCCGGGAAAGCCCCGAGGCCCTCTCCGACCGCATCGCAAAGAGGCTTGAGGACCTGGGCCGGCCCGCGCGCCGCATGGACAAGGAAGAGGCCCTGGCCTACGCCCGCGCCACGGCAAGGCCCGAGGACCTCCTCCTCTTCATGGGGGCCGGGGACGTGACCCTTCTCGCGCGGAGGCTCGTCCATGAGGGTTGA
- a CDS encoding UDP-N-acetylmuramate dehydrogenase, with protein sequence MRVERVLLKDYTTLGVGGPAELWTVETREELKRATEAPYRVLGNGSNLLVLDEGVPERVIRLAGEFQTYDLKGWVGAGTLLPLLVQEAARAGLSGLEGLLGIPAQVGGAVKMNAGTRFGEMADALEAVEVFHDGAFHVYCPEELGFGYRKSHLPPGGIVTRVRLKLKERPKEEILRRMAEVDRARKGQPKRKSAGCAFKNPPGQSAGRLIDERGLKGLRVGDAMISLEHGNFIVNLGQARAKDVLELVRRVQEELPLELEWEVWP encoded by the coding sequence ATGAGGGTTGAACGGGTGCTGCTCAAGGACTACACCACCCTGGGGGTAGGGGGGCCGGCGGAGCTTTGGACCGTGGAGACCCGGGAGGAGCTCAAGCGGGCCACCGAGGCCCCTTACCGCGTCCTGGGCAACGGCTCCAACCTCCTCGTCCTGGACGAGGGGGTGCCGGAGCGGGTCATCCGGCTTGCGGGCGAGTTCCAAACCTACGACCTGAAGGGCTGGGTGGGGGCGGGGACCCTCCTTCCCCTCCTCGTCCAGGAGGCGGCCCGGGCGGGGCTTTCCGGCCTCGAGGGCCTCCTCGGCATCCCCGCCCAGGTGGGCGGCGCGGTGAAGATGAACGCGGGCACCCGCTTCGGGGAGATGGCCGACGCCCTGGAGGCGGTGGAGGTCTTCCACGACGGCGCCTTCCACGTCTACTGTCCGGAGGAGCTCGGCTTCGGCTACCGGAAAAGCCACCTCCCCCCCGGGGGCATCGTCACCCGGGTGCGCCTCAAGCTGAAGGAGCGCCCCAAGGAGGAGATCCTGAGGCGCATGGCCGAGGTGGACCGGGCCCGCAAGGGCCAGCCCAAGCGGAAAAGCGCCGGGTGCGCCTTCAAGAACCCCCCGGGCCAGTCGGCGGGACGGCTCATTGACGAGCGCGGCCTCAAGGGGCTTCGGGTGGGGGACGCCATGATCTCCTTAGAGCACGGCAACTTCATCGTCAACCTGGGCCAGGCCCGGGCAAAGGACGTCCTGGAGCTCGTCCGCCGGGTCCAGGAGGAGCTTCCCTTGGAGCTGGAGTGGGAGGTGTGGCCGTAA
- a CDS encoding FtsQ-type POTRA domain-containing protein: protein MGVVKGVLLLILGASLYVASLVAVPVEEVRVEGLRHLSREAVLQTLRLAPGDPWLWVWGNRLRPLLENPWVAEAHLEKPALGQVVVRVRERRPFLPLETGDALAEDGVLLPQGAPLAPGPRVRGVGPLPREALLSLGRAFPQAREIRYTPAGFWVELEGATLFAPEAAYLLKYAQTARPKGRVFVYSWGVSQRP, encoded by the coding sequence ATGGGCGTGGTGAAAGGCGTTCTCCTCCTCATCCTCGGGGCGAGCCTCTACGTGGCGAGCCTCGTGGCCGTCCCCGTGGAGGAGGTGCGGGTGGAAGGGCTACGCCACCTCTCCAGGGAGGCCGTCCTGCAAACCCTCCGCCTCGCTCCGGGCGACCCGTGGCTTTGGGTCTGGGGGAACAGGCTCCGGCCCCTCCTGGAAAACCCCTGGGTGGCCGAAGCCCACCTGGAAAAGCCCGCCTTGGGACAGGTGGTCGTCCGGGTGCGGGAACGCCGGCCCTTCCTCCCCCTGGAAACCGGGGACGCCCTGGCCGAGGACGGCGTCCTCCTCCCCCAAGGAGCCCCCCTCGCCCCCGGGCCCCGGGTGCGGGGGGTAGGGCCCCTCCCCCGGGAAGCCCTCCTCTCTTTGGGCCGGGCCTTCCCCCAGGCCCGGGAGATCCGCTACACCCCGGCGGGCTTCTGGGTGGAGCTGGAAGGGGCCACCCTCTTTGCCCCCGAGGCCGCCTATCTGCTAAAGTACGCCCAAACCGCGCGCCCTAAGGGGCGGGTTTTCGTGTATTCTTGGGGGGTGAGTCAGCGCCCATGA
- the ftsA gene encoding cell division protein FtsA: protein MIIAGLDVGTTKVTTVIGELAPDGVLDIIGEGTVPSQGLRRGVVVNLERTTEAIRQSLFQAERVAGVKVERVVVGVGGPHLKSVTSHGLAAIRRGHTIAEADVERAIEQAKAYPFEGELELLHALPLEFKVDGQEGIRDPVGMAGVRLEVDVHLIAAGRGPLANLRRAVEEAGLALDAVCVQALASGLAVLTPEEEEMTVLLLDIGGGTTDVAVFRGGRLAHSAVVPLGGDHVTHDIAQLLKIPFEEAERVKRKYGAALPELADPELVLEINQEGGALGEVPAPELARIIRPRMREILHLARQSVDETLGPLEIQVNRVVLTGGGALLRGTDLLARQQYGLPVRVGKPQGVSGLTDVVASPAHAAAVGLVRYRASLPLKPLEAKRIREKPEDKPKGEGLWARIKEFLSNLF from the coding sequence ATGATCATCGCTGGCTTGGACGTAGGCACCACCAAGGTCACCACCGTCATCGGGGAGCTCGCCCCTGACGGCGTTTTGGACATCATCGGCGAGGGCACCGTCCCCTCCCAGGGGCTGCGGCGCGGGGTGGTGGTCAACCTGGAAAGGACCACGGAGGCCATCCGCCAAAGCCTCTTCCAGGCGGAAAGGGTGGCCGGGGTCAAGGTGGAGCGGGTGGTGGTGGGCGTGGGTGGCCCCCACCTCAAAAGCGTCACCAGCCACGGCCTCGCCGCCATCCGCCGCGGGCACACCATCGCCGAGGCGGACGTGGAGCGGGCCATAGAGCAGGCCAAGGCCTACCCCTTTGAAGGGGAGCTGGAGCTTTTGCACGCCCTGCCCCTGGAGTTCAAGGTGGACGGCCAGGAGGGAATCCGGGACCCCGTGGGGATGGCGGGGGTGCGCCTCGAGGTGGACGTCCACCTCATCGCCGCGGGCCGGGGCCCCCTCGCCAACCTGCGCCGGGCCGTGGAGGAAGCGGGCCTCGCCCTGGACGCCGTCTGCGTCCAGGCCCTGGCCAGCGGGCTCGCCGTCCTCACCCCCGAGGAGGAGGAGATGACCGTCCTCCTCCTGGACATCGGCGGCGGCACCACCGACGTGGCCGTCTTCCGGGGCGGAAGGCTCGCCCACTCGGCCGTGGTGCCCCTGGGCGGGGACCACGTGACCCACGACATCGCCCAGCTCCTCAAGATCCCCTTTGAGGAGGCGGAGCGGGTCAAGCGCAAGTACGGGGCCGCCCTGCCGGAGCTCGCCGACCCGGAGCTCGTCCTGGAGATCAACCAGGAGGGCGGCGCCCTGGGCGAGGTTCCGGCCCCGGAGCTCGCCCGCATCATCCGGCCGCGGATGCGGGAGATCCTCCACCTCGCGCGCCAGAGCGTGGACGAAACCCTGGGGCCTTTGGAGATCCAGGTCAACCGCGTGGTCCTCACGGGGGGCGGGGCCCTCCTCCGGGGCACCGACCTCCTCGCCCGGCAGCAGTACGGCCTCCCCGTGCGGGTGGGCAAGCCCCAGGGGGTTTCGGGGCTTACGGACGTGGTCGCCTCCCCCGCCCACGCGGCGGCGGTGGGGCTCGTCCGCTACAGGGCAAGCCTCCCCCTAAAGCCCCTGGAGGCCAAGCGGATCAGGGAAAAACCGGAGGACAAGCCCAAGGGCGAGGGGCTTTGGGCCAGGATCAAGGAGTTTCTGAGCAACCTGTTCTAG
- the ftsZ gene encoding cell division protein FtsZ, whose product MEGAVIKVIGLGGAGNNAVNRMIEAGLSGVEFIAANTDAQVLAKSLADHRIQLGEKLTRGLGAGANPEIGEKAALEAEDLIAEALEGADLVFITAGMGGGTGTGSAPVVADIAKRLGALTVAVVTRPFSFEGPKRMRAAEEGIKKLKERVDAMVVVQNDRLLSAVDKKMTLKDAFLIADRVLYHGVKGITDVINLPGLINVDFADVKALLEGAGQVLMGIGAGRGENRVEEAAKSAIHSPLLERSIEGAKRLLLNVVGSEELSLMEAAEVVERIREATGHEDVDILYGVTYDERAQDELRVILIAAGFAESTVVPRPARPVDFPTGHVDLTNYDIPAFIRYGDGDYPPRRGN is encoded by the coding sequence ATGGAAGGAGCGGTCATCAAGGTCATCGGGCTCGGGGGTGCGGGGAACAACGCGGTGAACCGCATGATTGAGGCGGGGCTTTCCGGCGTGGAGTTCATCGCCGCCAACACGGACGCCCAGGTGCTGGCCAAAAGCCTCGCCGACCACCGGATCCAGCTCGGGGAGAAGCTCACCCGGGGCCTCGGGGCCGGGGCCAACCCCGAGATTGGGGAGAAGGCGGCCCTCGAGGCCGAGGACCTCATCGCCGAGGCCCTGGAGGGGGCGGACCTCGTCTTCATCACCGCGGGCATGGGGGGCGGCACGGGAACGGGAAGCGCCCCCGTGGTCGCCGACATCGCCAAGCGGCTCGGCGCCCTCACCGTGGCGGTGGTGACGCGCCCCTTCAGCTTTGAGGGCCCCAAGCGCATGCGCGCCGCCGAGGAGGGCATCAAAAAGCTCAAAGAGCGGGTGGACGCCATGGTGGTGGTCCAGAACGACCGCCTCCTCTCCGCCGTGGACAAGAAGATGACCTTAAAAGACGCCTTTCTCATCGCCGACCGGGTGCTGTACCACGGGGTCAAGGGCATCACCGACGTCATCAACCTCCCCGGCCTCATCAACGTGGACTTCGCCGACGTCAAGGCCCTCCTGGAGGGCGCGGGCCAGGTGCTCATGGGCATCGGGGCGGGGCGCGGGGAGAACCGGGTGGAGGAGGCGGCCAAAAGCGCCATCCACAGCCCCCTCCTGGAGCGCTCCATTGAAGGGGCCAAAAGGCTCCTCCTCAACGTGGTGGGCTCCGAGGAGCTCTCCCTCATGGAGGCCGCCGAGGTGGTGGAAAGGATCCGGGAGGCCACGGGCCACGAGGACGTGGACATCCTCTACGGGGTCACCTACGACGAGCGGGCCCAGGACGAGCTCCGGGTCATCCTCATCGCCGCGGGCTTCGCGGAGAGCACCGTGGTGCCCCGCCCCGCCCGCCCCGTGGACTTCCCCACGGGCCACGTGGACCTGACGAACTACGACATCCCCGCCTTCATCCGCTACGGGGACGGGGACTACCCGCCCAGGCGGGGCAACTGA
- the ruvC gene encoding crossover junction endodeoxyribonuclease RuvC — protein sequence MVVAGIDPGITHLGLGVVAVEGKGALKARLLHGEVVKTSPQEPAKERVGRIHARVLEVLHRFRPEAVAVEEQFFYRQNELAYKVGWALGAVLVAAFEAGVPVYAYGPMQVKQALAGHGHAAKEEVALMVRGILGLKEAPRPSHLADALAIALTHAFYARMGTAKPL from the coding sequence GTGGTCGTGGCCGGCATAGACCCCGGGATCACCCACCTGGGCCTCGGGGTGGTGGCGGTGGAGGGGAAGGGGGCCCTCAAGGCCCGCCTCCTCCACGGGGAGGTGGTGAAGACCTCGCCGCAGGAGCCCGCAAAGGAGAGGGTGGGGCGGATCCACGCCCGGGTCCTGGAGGTCCTCCACCGCTTCCGGCCCGAGGCGGTGGCGGTGGAGGAGCAGTTCTTCTACCGCCAAAACGAGCTCGCCTACAAGGTGGGCTGGGCTCTGGGGGCCGTCCTGGTGGCGGCCTTTGAAGCGGGGGTGCCCGTCTACGCCTACGGCCCCATGCAGGTGAAGCAGGCCCTGGCGGGGCACGGCCACGCCGCCAAGGAGGAGGTGGCCCTCATGGTCCGGGGCATCCTGGGCCTGAAGGAGGCCCCGAGGCCAAGCCACCTGGCGGACGCCTTGGCCATCGCCCTGACCCACGCCTTCTACGCCCGCATGGGCACGGCGAAGCCCCTTTAG
- a CDS encoding adenosine diphosphatase codes for MELKLIPIEKPENLNVILGQAHFIKTVEDLHEALVTAVPGIRFGLAFSEASGKRLVRRSGTDEALVELAVKNLLNLACGHVFLIVLGEGFYPINVLHAVKACPEVVRIYAATANPLKVVVAEEGEQRAILGVMDGFTPLGVEDEAEVAWRKDLLRRLGYKL; via the coding sequence ATGGAACTCAAGCTTATTCCCATTGAGAAGCCCGAGAACCTCAACGTCATCCTGGGCCAGGCCCACTTCATCAAGACGGTGGAGGACCTGCACGAGGCCCTGGTGACCGCCGTGCCCGGGATCCGGTTCGGCCTCGCCTTCTCCGAGGCGAGCGGCAAGCGCCTCGTCCGCCGCTCGGGGACGGACGAGGCCTTGGTGGAGCTTGCCGTGAAAAACCTCCTCAACCTCGCCTGCGGCCACGTCTTCCTCATCGTCCTGGGGGAGGGGTTTTACCCCATCAACGTCCTCCACGCCGTGAAGGCCTGCCCCGAGGTGGTCCGGATCTACGCCGCCACCGCCAATCCCCTCAAGGTGGTGGTGGCCGAGGAGGGGGAGCAGAGGGCCATCCTCGGGGTCATGGACGGCTTCACCCCCTTGGGCGTGGAGGACGAGGCCGAGGTGGCCTGGCGGAAGGACCTCCTCCGGCGCCTGGGGTACAAGCTTTAG
- the mqnC gene encoding cyclic dehypoxanthinyl futalosine synthase, whose protein sequence is MKGMDVLEKAVAGERLSEAEVLSLFDLPLPELAAAAHEVRLKKTDPEVVTFLIDRNINYTNVCTVACAFCAFYRTKRQKDAYTLSYEEIARKVEELYQVGGRRILMQGGVNPELPLVWYLDLLRYLKSRFPDLRIDAFSPEEILGLERLTGLRAEAILEKLKEAGLDGLPGAGAEILVDEVRLKAAPARIRTADWYRIVDAAQALGLYTLATMVIGFGEGPKERTAHLLGLRAQQDRALERYENGFAAFALWTLQVEHTRLKGKAPGATAHEYLKTLAVARLALDNFAHFQASWPTLGFKVAQAALYYGADDFGSTMLEENVVSAAGGHGRTHATVRQIVRHIVDAGFKPAERDPLYRILRYPDAEAILSEPEPVELPLA, encoded by the coding sequence ATGAAGGGCATGGACGTCCTGGAGAAGGCCGTGGCCGGGGAGCGGCTTTCCGAGGCCGAGGTCCTAAGCCTCTTTGACCTCCCCTTGCCCGAGCTCGCCGCCGCCGCCCACGAGGTGCGGCTTAAGAAGACCGACCCCGAGGTGGTGACCTTCCTCATTGACCGGAACATCAACTACACCAACGTCTGCACCGTGGCCTGCGCCTTCTGCGCCTTTTACCGCACCAAAAGGCAGAAGGACGCCTACACCCTGAGCTACGAGGAGATCGCGAGGAAAGTGGAGGAGCTCTACCAGGTGGGGGGCAGGCGGATCCTCATGCAGGGGGGCGTGAACCCGGAGCTTCCCCTAGTGTGGTACCTGGACCTCCTCCGCTACCTCAAAAGCCGCTTCCCCGACCTTCGCATAGACGCCTTCAGCCCCGAGGAGATCCTGGGCCTAGAACGCCTCACGGGCCTTAGGGCGGAGGCGATCCTTGAAAAGCTAAAGGAAGCGGGCCTGGACGGCCTGCCCGGGGCCGGGGCGGAGATTTTGGTGGACGAGGTCCGCCTGAAGGCGGCCCCCGCCCGGATCCGGACGGCGGACTGGTACCGCATCGTGGACGCCGCCCAGGCCCTGGGGCTTTACACCCTCGCCACCATGGTCATCGGCTTCGGAGAAGGCCCCAAGGAGCGCACCGCCCACCTCCTGGGCCTTCGCGCCCAGCAGGACAGGGCCCTGGAGCGCTATGAGAACGGCTTCGCCGCCTTCGCCCTGTGGACCCTTCAGGTGGAGCACACCCGCTTAAAGGGCAAGGCCCCAGGGGCCACGGCCCACGAGTACCTGAAGACCCTCGCCGTCGCCCGCCTCGCCCTGGACAACTTCGCCCACTTCCAGGCCTCCTGGCCCACCCTGGGCTTCAAGGTGGCCCAGGCGGCCCTCTACTACGGAGCCGACGACTTCGGGAGCACCATGCTGGAGGAGAACGTGGTCTCGGCCGCGGGAGGGCACGGGCGCACCCACGCCACGGTGCGCCAGATCGTGCGCCACATCGTGGACGCGGGGTTTAAGCCGGCGGAACGGGACCCCCTCTACCGCATCCTCCGCTACCCCGACGCCGAGGCCATCCTCAGCGAGCCCGAGCCCGTGGAGCTCCCCCTCGCCTAA
- the trpA gene encoding tryptophan synthase subunit alpha, with the protein MTTLEAFAKARSEGRAALIPYLTAGFPSREGFLQAVEEVLPYADLLEIGLPYSDPLGDGPVIQRASELALRKGMSVQGALELVREVRALTEKPLFLMTYLNPVLAWGPERFFGLFKQAGATGVILPDLPPDEDPGLVRLAQEIGLETVFLLAPTSTDARIATVVRHATGFVYAVSVTGVTGMRERLPEEVKDLVRRIKARTALPVAVGFGVSGKATAAQAAVADGVVVGSALVRALEEGRSLAPLLQEIRQGLQRLEANPGLKESSKKPLP; encoded by the coding sequence GTGACCACCCTCGAGGCCTTCGCCAAGGCCCGGTCCGAGGGCCGGGCCGCCCTCATCCCTTACCTCACCGCGGGCTTCCCCAGCCGGGAGGGCTTTTTGCAGGCGGTGGAGGAGGTCCTCCCCTATGCCGACCTTCTGGAGATCGGCCTCCCCTACTCCGACCCCCTGGGGGACGGCCCCGTGATCCAGCGGGCAAGCGAACTGGCCCTGAGGAAGGGGATGAGCGTCCAAGGCGCTTTGGAGCTCGTCCGCGAGGTGCGCGCCCTCACGGAGAAACCCCTCTTCCTCATGACCTACCTGAACCCCGTCCTGGCCTGGGGGCCGGAGCGCTTCTTCGGCCTCTTCAAGCAGGCGGGGGCCACGGGGGTGATCCTTCCCGACCTCCCCCCCGACGAGGACCCAGGCCTCGTGCGCCTCGCCCAGGAGATCGGCCTGGAGACGGTCTTCCTTCTCGCCCCCACCTCCACGGACGCCCGCATCGCCACCGTGGTCCGCCACGCCACGGGCTTCGTCTACGCCGTCTCCGTCACCGGGGTCACGGGGATGCGGGAAAGGCTTCCCGAGGAGGTCAAGGACCTGGTGCGGCGCATCAAGGCCAGGACCGCCCTCCCCGTGGCCGTGGGCTTCGGGGTTTCCGGCAAGGCCACGGCCGCACAGGCGGCGGTGGCGGACGGGGTGGTGGTGGGAAGCGCCTTGGTCCGGGCCTTGGAGGAGGGGAGGTCCCTTGCGCCCCTTCTCCAGGAGATCCGCCAGGGCCTCCAGCGCCTCGAGGCCAACCCCGGCCTGAAGGAAAGCTCAAAGAAGCCGTTGCCCTGA